CGAAGTGATTTTAATAGTTTTTTAAATTTAAATGTATTTTTTAGTATAAAGGACTTAAAATTTTTTTTTCCAAATTTTGATGGGAAATTTGATATTGATGTAAAAATTTTTAGATCTATAAATTATTATCATGCTATATGTAAGTTCATAGGAAATAAGCTAGATTTTAACATATTTAAAATTGTTAATATTAAATTTTTAATTGATATAAATAGTAAAGATTTTTTAAATACTATTTTTTTGTCAGTAACAAAATTATTTTTTGGGAATTTATATGTTAACCATGTATTTTTTAAAATAAAAAATGAACATGATAAGCGTTATTTAGCAACGATATGTTTATCAAGTTATAATAATTTTATGCGTTTAATTTTAGATAAATATTTTAATATTAATGTTTTTATTCAAACAAATGTTTTAAGAAAAATTAATTATTTTAAATTTTATTTAGACTCTAATGTTAATAAAACAGTTTTTGCACTTATTTCTTATCTTTTTTCTAATTATTATAAAAAAATTAATATAAATTATGTCTCTTTTTTTAAACATTCTATTAAATCTAAATTTGTAAAGTTTTTAAATAAATTTATTTATGTTAAGCAAATTTTTTAATCAATTATTTGAGTTTTGTAACACAAAAAATATTCTAAGTATTGATTCTATTTTATTAATTAACGCTAAATTTAGTATAAATCTAAATAATATCATGAAATATGAATTTTCTTTTCTTATTGATGTTATTAATTATGACGCATTAAGCGAAAAGTTTCGTTCAAGGTTGCAAATTAAAAATATTGGTAATAAATCTAAAGTATTATCAGGAGTTATAAATTTTGATAATTATAAATTAGATTTTTTTAACAGTACAACATTTTTTTAAAGCGTGTGCATCTTCTATATACATCTGTAAAGAATGATTTAAAATTTGGGAATAATAAATATTTTTGTATCGTAATAGATAATCTTCAATGGAAAAATTTTTTTATTAAAAATATTGTTTTTTTAGATGTGTTAAATTTACACAATATTATTATAAAAATTGATAAATATAATGTTGAATTTAGATGTTTATTAGAAATAAAAAATCGTGTATCTATGTTTTTAAAATTGAATTATTTTTATAATATTTCTGAAATGAATTGCGATAGACTATATGTTTTAATTAGTAATTTTAAGATAAAAATGTTTGTATTGTATTATAATAATTTGTTTAAGATATTAAAAACATGGAATTTTTTCTTCATATGAACAAGAAAAGTATGTTCGTTGTTCTAAATTTAACATGGATAAATTTATTCCTTTAGATATGAAAATTTTTGTTAATGTGAATCGTAATTTTTATATTAAATGTTTAGGTATTGAAATAGGTATGTATGATTTTTTTAAAAATTTAAATTTCTTTTTAAAAAATTTTGTTTTTTTAATTAATGAATAAGAATTATTTTTTTTAATTTTTTTGCATAAAAAGTATTATTAAGAAATTGTTAATCGGGCTAATTTTATTGTATATTATTAAAATTTTTATATCAAAATTTATTATTTAAATTTTAAATTTAGTTTTAAACAATTAAATTTTGCTCTCCGTGTCAGGAGAGCTCTTTTGTTTATTTGTGAAATTTTTCGCACGCAGAAAGTATTATTTTTTCTGCATTTTTTTTATTTTCCCATCCTATTATTTTTACCCATTTATTATTTTCTAAATTTTTATAGTGTTTAAAAAAATGGATTATTTGTTGTTTTAGTGTTGGTGATAAGTGACAAATGTCATTTATGGAAGAATATTCTAGACATACTTTAGGGTGAGGGATTGCAATAATTTTGTAATCTTCTCCAGATTCATCAAACATATTTAGCACACCTATAGGTTTACATCTTATAATTGATCCTGGTAGTATAGGATATGGTGTGTGTACTAGGACATCTAGTGGATCTCCATCATTAGATT
Above is a window of Buchnera aphidicola str. Bp (Baizongia pistaciae) DNA encoding:
- the ppa gene encoding inorganic diphosphatase, which produces MTLNTVLSGKNIPEDIYVIIEISAHSNPIKYEVNKDLGLLFVDRFIPVPMFYPCNYGFINKTKSNDGDPLDVLVHTPYPILPGSIIRCKPIGVLNMFDESGEDYKIIAIPHPKVCLEYSSINDICHLSPTLKQQIIHFFKHYKNLENNKWVKIIGWENKKNAEKIILSACEKFHK